From the genome of Leguminivora glycinivorella isolate SPB_JAAS2020 chromosome 26, LegGlyc_1.1, whole genome shotgun sequence, one region includes:
- the LOC125240061 gene encoding uncharacterized protein LOC125240061 produces MLLAGPDLLQSLPGVIMRFRQYGVAVSADIKEMFMQIKIREEDRDALRFLWRGDRREGGPTEYRMTSVIFGASSSPCTALYIKNRNAREHAARHPEAARAIERNHYMDDYLQSFPSIEEAKRVSSEVNHVHKKARFELRGWATNEPEVIGKKEREGVTVSIGGSEIEKTLGLLWDTREDCIRFKLNTRRAPPELIKGQRPPTKREALSIIMSIFDPLGLISPVTTPAKRIMQDTWRYTTAWDEEIPEELRERWGNWLQHLRDLGDLSIPRCYDIAPAPKYELHTFVDASEEAYAAAVYWRMTRADGTTKVALAAAKSRVTPTRLVSIPRLELQAAVLGVRLAEAVGNEHDFEIDSRTYWSDARTALAWIRSEPRTYKSFVAHRLAEIEDYTKKDEWRWVPSAHNVADDATRAAPSDFDTRHRWFTGPAFLYEPEEAWPQENKMKIEPTGEEKEVCCSVATPRKSRAAVPAIENFSKWTSLLRTAARVLQFIDLLRERQKSRASLATQCIAAARRKRTRANKDSDITWGKRDKRAPVVPKTVENSRRRKYIILEARYLLAAEKVLVRTSQEDSYARERKRIAEGLAPNKDDRLAKLSVYLDEDDIIRQRGRIAAADDISEDAVHPIVLCGKHHYTYLYVSHVHERLHHGGTETVVNELRQRVYIPKIRPAVKKVIARCPECRLRKAKPAGPPTGDLPAARLGHHLRPFTYTGLDYFGPLEVTVGRHREKRYVALFTCMTSRAIHLEVAASLTTDSAINALRRFIARRGCPTELWSDNGTAFKGANRELTEAMREAAHARRINWRFLPPSSPFMAGVWERMVRSVKEALKTTLHERCPSDETLHTLMAEVEATVNSRPLTYVATDPEDPPALTPNMILLGPDCHSPAPGDFKDSDESARQHWRRAQYLADTFWRRWVREYAPLLQHRREPRGEGVEPAVGDVVIVCDNNLPRNTWPRGRVTQTYPGKDGVVRVVDVTTSRGHVLRRPTKKIVVLPVGSHGDGGRNVNDAGDVI; encoded by the coding sequence ATGCTTCTCGCGGGCCCCGATCTCCTGCAGTCGCTGCCCGGCGTTATCATGCGCTTCCGTCAATACGGCGTGGCGGTATCAGCGGACATAAAGGAAATgtttatgcaaataaaaataagagaAGAGGACCGCGACGCGCTGCGCTTCCTGTGGCGAGGCGATCGACGCGAAGGCGGCCCGACAGAATATCGCATGACATCAGTCATCTTCGGCGCCTCTTCATCCCCCTGCACGGCGCTGTATATAAAGAATAGGAACGCACGCGAGCACGCGGCCCGCCACCCAGAGGCCGCGCGGGCGATCGAGCGAAATCATTATATGGATGACTACCTGCAGAGCTTCCCCAGCATAGAAGAGGCGAAGAGAGTGTCGAGCGAAGTGAACCACGTACACAAGAAAGCTCGCTTCGAGCTGCGCGGCTGGGCTACGAACGAACCCGAGGTCATCGGCAAGAAAGAGCGAGAGGGCGTCACCGTCTCTATCGGCGGGAGCGAGATAGAGAAAACACTCGGCCTACTGTGGGACACGCGAGAGGACTGCATTCGTTTCAAACTCAATACGAGACGAGCGCCGCCAGAATTGATCAAAGGTCAACGCCCCCCTACGAAAAGAGAGGCCCTCAGCATCATCATGTCAATATTCGACCCGCTGGGCCTCATCTCGCCAGTGACGACGCCCGCGAAGAGGATCATGCAAGACACGTGGCGCTACACTACGGCCTGGGACGAAGAAATACCAGAAGAGCTGCGTGAACGCTGGGGAAATTGGCTGCAACATCTGCGCGACCTGGGTGACCTATCGATACCTAGATGCTACGATATCGCGCCCGCGCCCAAGTACGAGCTACATACCTTCGTCGATGCGAGTGAAGAAGCCTACGCCGCCGCTGTATACTGGCGCATGACCCGAGCTGACGGCACAACAAAGGTCGCTCTAGCCGCCGCCAAGAGCAGAGTCACGCCCACGCGCCTCGTCTCGATACCCAGACTTGAGCTCCAAGCGGCCGTCCTGGGCGTGCGACTCGCCGAGGCCGTCGGGAACGAGCACGACTTCGAGATCGACAGTAGAACATACTGGAGTGACGCGCGCACGGCCCTAGCATGGATACGCTCAGAACCCCGCACTTACAAGTCATTCGTCGCGCACCGCCTGGCAGAAATCGAAGATTACACGAAAAAAGACGAATGGCGATGGGTACCGTCAGCACACAACGTGGCCGACGACGCGACACGCGCCGCGCCGAGCGACTTCGACACCCGACACAGATGGTTCACCGGGCCGGCCTTCCTATACGAACCGGAGGAGGCCTGGCCGCAAGAAAACAAGATGAAAATCGAGCCAACAGGGGAAGAAAAAGAAGTCTGCTGCTCCGTCGCGACGCCGAGAAAAAGCCGCGCGGCCGTGCCCGCCATCGAAAACTTCTCGAAGTGGACAAGCCTATTACGCACGGCCGCACGGGTGCTGCAGTTCATCGACCTCTTGCGCGAACGACAAAAAAGTCGCGCTTCACTCGCGACACAGTGCATCGCCGCGGCGCGAAGGAAAAGGACGCGCGCAAACAAGGACAGCGACATCACCTGGGGAAAACGAGACAAGCGCGCTCCCGTCGTACCCAAGACGGTCGAGAATAGCCGGAGGAGAAAATACATAATACTAGAAGCCAGATACCTACTCGCGGCTGAGAAGGTACTCGTGCGAACCTCGCAGGAAGATAGCTATGCAAGAGAGAGAAAGCGCATAGCCGAAGGCCTCGCGCCGAACAAGGACGACCGGCTAGCCAAGCTGAGCGTGTATCTCGACGAAGACGACATCATACGACAACGCGGCAGAATAGCGGCCGCCGACGACATAAGCGAAGACGCCGTGCACCCCATAGTGCTGTGTGGTAAACATCACTACACATATCTATATGTTTCCCACGTGCACGAACGGCTACACCACGGGGGCACCGAGACCGTCGTCAACGAGCTTCGCCAACGTGTATACATACCGAAGATAAGACCTGCGGTGAAAAAGGTGATCGCGCGCTGCCCCGAGTGTCGACTACGCAAGGCGAAGCCCGCCGGCCCGCCTACAGGGGACCTACCTGCCGCCCGGCTGGGGCATCACCTGAGGCCCTTCACATACACGGGGCTTGACTACTTCGGCCCGCTTGAAGTGACCGTCGGCCGACACCGAGAGAAGAGATATGTCGCGCTGTTTACCTGTATGACGTCAAGAGCCATACATCTAGAGGTGGCCGCCTCACTAACCACCGACTCGGCCATCAACGCGCTGCGCCGGTTCATCGCTCGCCGCGGCTGCCCCACGGAGCTGTGGAGCGACAACGGGACCGCTTTCAAGGGAGCGAACCGCGAGCTGACGGAGGCCATGAGAGAGGCCGCCCACGCTCGCCGCATCAACTGGCGTTTCCTACCCCCCTCCTCCCCCTTCATGGCTGGTGTGTGGGAGAGAATGGTGAGATCAGTAAAGGAAGCCCTGAAGACCACGCTGCACGAGCGATGCCCGAGCGATGAGACACTACACACCCTGATGGCGGAGGTCGAGGCTACAGTCAACTCGCGACCCTTGACCTATGTCGCGACCGATCCAGAGGACCCGCCCGCGCTCACTCCGAACATGATCCTGCTCGGGCCAGACTGCCACTCCCCAGCCCCGGGAGACTTCAAGGACAGCGATGAGAGCGCGCGGCAACACTGGAGGCGCGCCCAATACCTGGCCGACACCTTCTGGCGCCGATGGGTGCGCGAGTACGCCCCTCTACTTCAACACCGGCGGGAGCCCCGCGGCGAGGGCGTCGAACCAGCCGTCGGCGACGTCGTCATAGTGTGCGATAACAACCTCCCACGCAACACATGGCCGCGAGGGAGAGTGACGCAGACGTATCCAGGCAAGGACGGAGTCGTACGAGTCGTCGACGTCACCACGAGCCGCGGTCACGTCCTGCGCCGGCCCACCAAGAAGATCGTCGTTCTACCAGTAGGATCGCACGGCGACGGCGGGAGAAATGTGAACGACGCAGGAGACGTCatttaa
- the LOC125240062 gene encoding proline-rich receptor-like protein kinase PERK10: MPRHAPRRPPAPPGRVGTLRNVFRHLPARGASKTATPPDQPVEVGRPQRGFLDVPTEKPPLQEPASGSPEPRPDVTSTPNTSTTPREVPFRPPPCSHQDRDRILADSPGKAGSLPVSPITARARDMIHRLKGYFHGEEVELRPEDHEALRKAEANPESSIAKALELLGKPPAPTKQPPSFTEIIRSIGPPPYIAPYKEEDTTDRPVAPFLGAAATTPPGPDSTPNAAAAPAAPRPAVVPTAPQPLPQASGDSVAAPTHPEALKPRTPTAATTHTSSPASAAAPAVANGQQAAPPAAPSTRRTRKPSAGPRKGAKRAPTCSKAPPQGTMEPANPAPTAVSPTGPGPPAGHCPRRQSAAPLHARPPDERRHRCQPSRADSPGRRAGYLVAPDNPRKPRGLQPPHKDDGNGAPVAPTTPLTGHLPAADWPPTPTETSTRSHA, from the coding sequence ATGCCCCGACACGCGCCGAGGCGCCCCCCCGCCCCCCCGGGTAGGGTGGGTACCTTGAGAAACGTGTTCCGCCATCTACCCGCACGAGGTGCATCGAAAACCGCGACCCCCCCCGACCAGCCGGTTGAGGTGGGTAGGCCGCAACGCGGATTTCTCGATGTACCGACAGAAAAACCACCACTTCAAGAACCCGCCTCTGGCTCCCCGGAGCCGAGGCCTGACGTCACATCGACCCCGAACACCTCTACGACCCCGCGGGAAGTCCCTTTCCGGCCTCCCCCGTGCAGTCACCAGGATCGTGATCGTATCCTGGCCGACAGCCCGGGCAAAGCCGGGTCCCTGCCCGTGTCGCCTATAACGGCACGCGCAAGGGATATGATCCATAGGCTCAAGGGATACTTCCACGGCGAGGAAGTGGAGCTCCGGCCAGAAGACCACGAGGCCCTTCGCAAAGCGGAGGCCAACCCCGAGTCCAGTATCGCCAAAGCGCTGGAACTACTGGGCAAACCACCAGCCCCAACCAAGCAGCCGCCGTCGTTCACGGAGATCATCCGGAGCATCGGCCCCCCACCGTATATCGCGCCGTATAAGGAGGAAGACACCACGGACCGACCCGTGGCCCCCTTCCTGGGGGCCGCGGCCACCACCCCGCCTGGCCCCGACAGCACGCCCAACGCCGCAGCCGCCCCTGCGGCTCCCAGGCCCGCGGTCGTGCCCACGGCCCCGCAACCCCTGCCGCAGGCGAGCGGTGACTCAGTCGCCGCCCCAACGCACCCCGAGGCCCTCAAGCCCAGGACCCCGACCGCCGCCACAACACACACCAGCAGCCCCGCGTCCGCCGCAGCGCCCGCTGTGGCAAACGGACAGCAGGCCGCACCCCCCGCGGCCCCCAGCACCCGCAGAACACGCAAGCCGAGCGCTGGCCCCCGCAAGGGCGCCAAACGCGCTCCTACTTGCTCCAAGGCGCCCCCACAGGGCACCATGGAACCCGCCAACCCAGCGCCCACCGCAGTCTCCCCGACCGGCCCCGGACCACCGGCCGGCCACTGCCCCCGCCGGCAGTCCGCCGCGCCGCTACACGCGCGCCCGCCGGACGAACGCCGCCACCGCTGCCAGCCCTCACGAGCCGACAGCCCAGGACGACGAGCAGGGTACCTCGTCGCCCCCGACAACCCACGCAAGCCTAGAGGACTCCAGCCACCCCACAAGGACGACGGAAATGGAGCACCCGTCGCCCCCACTACGCCGCTGACAGGCCACCTGCCAGCCGCAGACTGGCCACCAACACCAACGGAGACCAGTACAAGAAGCCACGCCTAG